From the genome of Streptomyces sp. NBC_01341, one region includes:
- a CDS encoding citrate synthase: protein MSEHTNNAVVLRYGDDEYTYPVIDSTVGDKGFDIGKLRANTGLVTLDSGYGNTAAYKSAITYLDGEQGILRYRGYPIEQLAESSTFLEVAYTLINGDLPKVDELSAFKNEITQHTLLHEDVKRFFDGFPRDAHPMAMLSSVVSALSTFYQDSHNPFDEEQRHLSTIRLLAKLPTIAAYAYKKSIGHPFVYPRNDLGYVENFLRMTFSVPAQEYVPDPVVVSALEKLLILHADHEQNCSTSTVRLVGSSQANMFASISAGISALWGPLHGGANQSVLEMLEGIQANGGDVDSFIQKVKNKEDGVRLMGFGHRVYKSFDPRAKIIKAAAHDVLSSLGKSDELLDIALKLEEHALSDEYFVSRNLYPNVDFYTGLIYRAMGFPTEMFTVLFALGRLPGWIAQWHEMIKEPGSRIGRPRQIYTGEVLRDFVPAESR, encoded by the coding sequence GTGAGCGAGCACACCAACAACGCTGTAGTACTGCGGTACGGCGATGACGAGTACACCTACCCGGTGATCGACAGCACCGTCGGCGACAAGGGCTTCGACATCGGGAAGCTCCGGGCCAACACCGGCCTGGTGACGCTGGACAGCGGATACGGCAACACGGCCGCCTATAAATCCGCCATCACCTACCTCGACGGCGAGCAGGGCATCCTGCGGTACCGGGGCTACCCGATCGAGCAGCTCGCGGAGAGCTCGACGTTCCTCGAGGTCGCCTACACGCTGATCAACGGTGACCTTCCCAAGGTCGACGAGCTGTCGGCCTTCAAGAACGAGATCACCCAGCACACGCTGCTGCACGAGGACGTCAAGCGCTTCTTCGACGGCTTCCCGCGCGACGCCCACCCGATGGCCATGCTGTCCTCGGTCGTCAGCGCGCTGTCCACCTTCTACCAGGACAGCCACAACCCGTTCGACGAGGAGCAGCGTCACCTCTCGACGATCCGGCTGCTGGCCAAGCTCCCGACGATCGCGGCGTACGCGTACAAGAAGTCGATCGGTCACCCGTTCGTCTACCCGCGCAATGACCTCGGCTACGTCGAGAACTTCCTGCGCATGACGTTCTCGGTGCCCGCCCAGGAGTACGTGCCGGACCCGGTCGTCGTCTCGGCGCTCGAGAAGCTGCTCATCCTGCACGCGGACCACGAGCAGAACTGTTCGACCTCCACCGTGCGCCTGGTCGGCTCCTCGCAGGCGAACATGTTCGCCTCGATCTCCGCGGGCATCTCCGCCCTGTGGGGCCCGCTGCACGGCGGCGCCAACCAGTCGGTCCTGGAGATGCTCGAGGGCATCCAGGCCAACGGCGGCGACGTCGACTCCTTCATCCAGAAGGTCAAGAACAAGGAGGACGGCGTCCGCCTGATGGGCTTCGGCCACCGGGTGTACAAGTCCTTCGACCCGCGCGCCAAGATCATCAAGGCTGCCGCGCACGACGTGCTGTCCTCGCTCGGCAAGTCCGACGAGCTGCTCGACATCGCGCTCAAGCTGGAGGAGCACGCGCTCTCCGACGAGTACTTCGTCTCGCGCAACCTCTACCCCAACGTGGACTTCTACACGGGTCTGATCTACCGCGCCATGGGCTTCCCGACCGAGATGTTCACCGTGCTCTTCGCGCTCGGCCGCCTTCCCGGCTGGATCGCCCAGTGGCACGAGATGATCAAGGAGCCGGGATCGCGCATCGGCCGCCCGCGCCAGATCTACACCGGCGAGGTCCTGCGCGACTTCGTCCCGGCCGAGAGTCGCTGA